In Fimbriimonadia bacterium, the following are encoded in one genomic region:
- a CDS encoding ABC transporter permease — MISETWESLTRNKPMTLAAITTAGISVLLLAGFLIGWYEVERQLSSLPDRFEMRVFLRDDVTAEETAAIRERLNAMPEFSSVRFVSREEGWQKFRATNKQVTEDLPNPLPDSFIVKLRRLDQGDSAARKVRMMPEVDHDGVVYLQEEQRQVMAFMRFVRAVGLVVTAMLTFSAATIIFNSIRLTVLARRREIRIMRLVGAAPGTIRTPFLLEAGTQGMVGGLLAACLLWIGADAISGFLPGFVREPEQVLPFWMLISWLAAAGAFFGLVCGAFATRRFLRHETVV; from the coding sequence ATGATCAGCGAGACGTGGGAATCGCTGACGCGCAACAAGCCGATGACCCTCGCGGCGATTACCACCGCGGGGATATCCGTTCTGCTCCTCGCGGGTTTTCTGATCGGATGGTACGAGGTGGAGCGCCAACTGTCTTCCCTGCCCGATCGCTTCGAGATGCGCGTGTTCCTGCGGGACGACGTGACTGCCGAAGAGACTGCGGCAATTCGTGAGAGGCTGAACGCGATGCCCGAGTTCTCCTCGGTACGGTTCGTATCGCGCGAGGAGGGGTGGCAGAAGTTTCGCGCCACGAACAAGCAGGTCACGGAGGACTTGCCCAATCCCCTACCCGACAGCTTCATCGTAAAGCTACGTCGCCTGGATCAAGGCGACTCGGCAGCCAGAAAAGTGCGCATGATGCCCGAGGTTGACCACGACGGCGTCGTGTATTTGCAGGAGGAGCAGCGTCAAGTGATGGCTTTCATGCGCTTCGTGCGAGCCGTCGGCCTCGTCGTGACTGCCATGCTGACGTTCAGCGCCGCGACTATTATCTTCAACTCGATTCGGCTGACCGTGTTAGCACGCCGTCGGGAGATCCGCATTATGCGGCTGGTAGGTGCAGCTCCTGGAACGATACGAACTCCCTTTCTGCTCGAGGCGGGCACACAAGGGATGGTCGGCGGACTGCTCGCCGCTTGCTTGCTATGGATCGGAGCCGACGCGATTTCGGGTTTCCTCCCCGGTTTCGTGCGCGAACCGGAGCAAGTGCTGCCCTTCTGGATGCTGATCTCTTGGCTCGCCGCTGCAGGTGCATTCTTCGGACTGGTATGCGGGGCGTTCGCGACAAGGAGGTTCCTGCGCCATGAGACCGTGGTGTAA
- the surE gene encoding 5'/3'-nucleotidase SurE encodes MRIIVTNDDGVQALGYALSIQALAPFGQLFAVAPEIQRSACGHGITLSTPLRKWRVDTGLPADVWACNGLPADCVQLAYSVLAEENADLVVSGINAGANLGWDLTYSGTVAAAMEGAVLGVPSVAISVAAYENGEPINYDGAVKFLKELLPLFASHRIPKHCLLNVNCPNTPIGEIKGVRVVRQGTRQYKDRLDARQDPWGNTYYWLGGSLVADTTDEGTDVAAVEAGYIAVTPVHLDLTHYESLDAVSEWLRPLQ; translated from the coding sequence GTGCGAATCATCGTGACTAACGATGACGGGGTGCAAGCGCTTGGGTATGCTCTGAGCATCCAAGCGCTCGCACCCTTCGGGCAGCTCTTCGCTGTAGCCCCGGAGATTCAGCGTAGTGCTTGCGGTCATGGAATCACACTCAGCACGCCGCTGCGGAAGTGGCGAGTCGACACCGGCCTGCCGGCAGACGTGTGGGCATGTAACGGTCTACCGGCTGATTGCGTTCAGCTTGCTTACTCGGTGCTGGCGGAGGAAAACGCCGACCTCGTGGTGTCGGGTATTAACGCCGGAGCGAATCTCGGTTGGGACCTGACGTACTCCGGGACCGTTGCGGCGGCAATGGAAGGTGCGGTACTCGGCGTGCCATCGGTAGCGATCTCCGTCGCCGCGTACGAGAACGGCGAGCCAATCAACTACGATGGAGCCGTGAAGTTCCTGAAAGAGCTACTGCCCCTGTTCGCCTCGCACCGCATACCTAAGCATTGCTTGCTGAACGTCAACTGCCCCAACACTCCGATTGGCGAGATCAAAGGCGTGCGTGTGGTGCGACAAGGTACTAGGCAGTATAAGGACCGACTCGATGCGCGTCAAGATCCGTGGGGCAACACGTACTACTGGCTGGGAGGTTCACTGGTTGCCGATACTACGGACGAGGGGACCGATGTGGCGGCAGTGGAGGCGGGGTACATCGCAGTAACCCCCGTTCACCTCGACCTAACGCACTACGAGTCGCTCGACGCTGTCAGCGAGTGGTTGCGCCCCCTCCAGTGA
- a CDS encoding peptidoglycan DD-metalloendopeptidase family protein, producing MRPWCKLPLLLLVLVALSWAGAESGSKSKQQLERELALHKQKLAKIRSGLRTSRAGARKAKLDMAEVDRRLNTIQREMDRTAERLERSVAELDDAIVAQSRAALEVALRRDQLCARLRTIYKQGESRFISVLAGTESVGDLASRSYILRRIAKKDREIADSFLRAQQQLAERRAAQARLVARIRAAMLAQTREENALQQALEDKAEAYREAMKQVAYHETLYAAENAATEQIQAELARYHATTGTANPVTPWTGVYRKPVEGPITSGYGMRMHPILGERRMHTGIDIGAPYGTPIKAAAAGRVIRADYYSGYGNCVILDHGGGMTTLYAHCSAILVSVGQDVEQGHVIARVGATGLATGPHLHFEIRQGGKPIKPN from the coding sequence ATGAGACCGTGGTGTAAGCTGCCCCTTCTGCTACTAGTGCTCGTTGCCCTGAGTTGGGCCGGCGCAGAGTCCGGGTCGAAGAGCAAGCAGCAGCTGGAGCGCGAACTGGCACTTCACAAGCAGAAGCTTGCGAAGATTCGCAGCGGACTGCGTACGTCCCGCGCAGGCGCACGGAAGGCGAAGCTAGACATGGCAGAGGTGGACCGCCGCCTGAATACGATCCAGCGAGAGATGGACCGCACCGCAGAGAGACTCGAGCGGTCGGTTGCAGAGCTCGATGATGCCATCGTCGCCCAGTCGCGTGCTGCTCTCGAGGTTGCTCTGCGAAGAGACCAGCTATGCGCGAGGCTTCGCACAATCTACAAGCAGGGGGAGTCGCGGTTCATCAGCGTGCTAGCTGGAACCGAATCTGTCGGGGACCTCGCGAGCCGCAGCTATATTCTTCGGCGCATTGCGAAGAAGGACCGAGAGATCGCCGACAGCTTCCTGCGTGCGCAGCAGCAGCTGGCCGAGCGTCGAGCGGCACAGGCACGGCTGGTAGCACGGATTCGAGCCGCGATGCTGGCACAAACTCGCGAGGAGAATGCACTGCAGCAAGCGCTGGAGGACAAGGCTGAAGCATACCGAGAAGCGATGAAGCAGGTCGCTTATCACGAGACGCTGTATGCAGCCGAGAATGCAGCCACCGAACAGATACAAGCAGAGCTTGCGCGTTACCATGCTACGACTGGCACGGCGAACCCAGTCACCCCATGGACCGGCGTGTATCGTAAGCCGGTGGAGGGGCCCATCACTAGCGGCTACGGCATGCGCATGCACCCGATTCTCGGCGAACGTCGCATGCACACGGGAATTGACATCGGTGCGCCGTACGGTACACCGATCAAGGCTGCTGCCGCGGGGCGTGTGATCCGAGCCGACTACTACAGCGGCTACGGCAACTGCGTGATCCTAGACCACGGCGGTGGCATGACCACGTTATACGCACACTGCTCGGCGATTCTCGTTAGTGTCGGGCAGGATGTGGAGCAAGGGCACGTGATTGCCCGCGTCGGGGCGACGGGGCTGGCCACTGGCCCGCACCTGCATTTCGAGATTAGGCAGGGCGGCAAGCCGATCAAGCCGAACTAG
- a CDS encoding ATP-binding cassette domain-containing protein, with product MVRFERVSVVFANGVVGLSEVTLTIRPGEFVFLTGTTGAGKSTLLKLIYAEVLPAAGRVLVGDRVVNELRERDIPALRRSMGVVPQDFGLLPNKRMWENIAYALRVVGMSKREIRQRVPEILERVGIGHRLDSFPAQLSGGEAQRAAIARALAHDPSLLLADEPTGNLDSETSWGIIQLLDQINARGATVIVASHDEAVIQRLGRRVVRLERGEVVSDSDPCPDRAVVMIEQVKEANAVRST from the coding sequence ATGGTTCGTTTCGAGCGCGTCAGCGTGGTCTTTGCGAACGGTGTGGTCGGTCTGAGCGAAGTGACGCTCACGATTCGGCCCGGTGAGTTCGTGTTCCTTACGGGAACCACGGGTGCCGGCAAGTCCACGCTGCTGAAGCTGATCTACGCGGAGGTTCTTCCCGCCGCCGGCCGCGTGCTGGTCGGCGATCGCGTGGTGAACGAACTTCGGGAACGGGACATCCCTGCCCTACGCCGCTCTATGGGCGTCGTGCCGCAAGACTTCGGGCTCTTGCCCAACAAGCGCATGTGGGAGAACATCGCCTATGCGCTGCGGGTGGTGGGCATGAGCAAGCGAGAGATCAGGCAGCGGGTCCCCGAGATTCTGGAGCGCGTCGGTATCGGGCACCGGTTGGACAGCTTCCCTGCACAGCTCTCAGGAGGGGAGGCGCAGCGGGCTGCAATTGCACGGGCGCTGGCACACGACCCATCGCTGCTTCTGGCCGATGAGCCGACCGGGAACCTAGACAGCGAGACGAGCTGGGGCATCATTCAGCTTCTCGATCAGATCAATGCCCGAGGCGCCACCGTCATCGTGGCGAGTCACGACGAAGCGGTGATTCAGCGGCTGGGGCGGCGTGTGGTGCGGCTAGAGCGCGGAGAGGTGGTATCGGACAGCGACCCGTGTCCCGACAGGGCGGTCGTGATGATTGAGCAAGTGAAGGAGGCGAACGCTGTTCGATCGACTTGA
- a CDS encoding TIM barrel protein, with the protein MKIGLFTALFFDKSLEEALDIVADCGIEAVEFGVGAYPGAAHLNVKKLIGDKAERKKLMTAVESRGLMISALSCHGNPLHPVAKIAKEHHQAFLDGVELASLLGVSCLNGFSGCPGDGPRAVNPNWVTCAWPDEYRDILVWQWKEKVVPYWTEQAALLKRKKVKFCIEMHPGFVVYNPESLLRLRHEVGKNGDAIGANFDPSHLWWQGIDPIAAVRFLGDAGAVYHVHAKDTRIDPFNCAINGNLDTKSYADILNRSWVFRSVGYGHDESWWKGFISMLRTVGYDYVLSIEHEDGLMSSMEGLTKAVDMLSRCVISEPVGKMFWAKE; encoded by the coding sequence ATGAAGATTGGTCTTTTCACCGCGCTTTTCTTCGACAAATCCCTGGAAGAGGCGCTCGACATCGTAGCCGATTGCGGGATCGAGGCGGTCGAGTTCGGCGTTGGCGCATACCCCGGCGCCGCGCACCTGAATGTCAAGAAGCTGATCGGCGACAAGGCTGAGCGCAAGAAGCTGATGACTGCCGTGGAGTCGCGCGGCCTGATGATATCGGCCCTATCGTGCCACGGCAACCCCTTGCATCCCGTCGCCAAGATTGCGAAGGAACACCATCAGGCATTTCTGGACGGCGTGGAGCTCGCCTCGCTGCTCGGCGTGAGCTGCCTAAACGGCTTCTCCGGCTGTCCGGGCGATGGCCCGCGAGCCGTCAACCCCAACTGGGTGACCTGTGCCTGGCCCGACGAGTACCGCGATATTCTGGTATGGCAGTGGAAGGAAAAGGTTGTCCCCTACTGGACAGAGCAGGCTGCGCTGCTCAAGCGCAAGAAGGTGAAGTTCTGCATCGAGATGCACCCAGGCTTCGTGGTCTACAACCCGGAGAGCCTGTTGCGCCTGCGCCACGAAGTCGGAAAAAACGGCGATGCGATAGGTGCTAACTTCGACCCGTCTCACCTTTGGTGGCAGGGGATCGACCCCATAGCTGCCGTGCGATTCCTGGGTGATGCGGGAGCCGTATACCACGTTCATGCCAAGGACACGCGCATAGACCCATTCAACTGCGCTATCAACGGCAATCTCGATACGAAGTCCTATGCCGACATCCTTAACCGATCGTGGGTGTTTCGATCCGTAGGCTACGGCCACGACGAGAGCTGGTGGAAAGGTTTCATCAGTATGTTGCGCACCGTCGGCTACGACTATGTGCTAAGCATCGAGCACGAGGACGGCCTCATGTCCTCGATGGAAGGACTCACCAAAGCGGTGGACATGCTGAGCCGCTGTGTGATCAGCGAGCCGGTGGGCAAGATGTTCTGGGCAAAGGAGTAG